In the Scyliorhinus torazame isolate Kashiwa2021f chromosome 22, sScyTor2.1, whole genome shotgun sequence genome, one interval contains:
- the LOC140398854 gene encoding transmembrane protein 272-like codes for MDLESSLYTPVLRTIEEPPSSPLVSGTIYLDSCTKQYLIPIYLIVSGSFTLFFMMISVVSCTPNDESNILAIHKIGRVWKSVISLFSFIWFITGNVWIYRIYEPDYVDEASPNYCDKTLYLFPSWATTVTYILLGTALFLGFCGLLCALGGTFRCGQRVG; via the coding sequence ATGGACCTGGAAAGTAGCTTGTACACTCCAGTCCTCCGGACTATTGAAGAGCCTCCGTCTTCCCCACTGGTGTCCGGCACCATCTATTTGGATTCTTGCACCAAGCAATACTTGATCCCAATTTATTTAATTGTTTCTGGAAGCTTCACGCTCTTCTTCATGATGATATCAGTGGTTTCATGTACCCCAAACGATGAGAGCAACATTCTGGCCATCCATAAAATTGGCCGGGTTTGGAAAAGTGTGATATCCCTGTTCTCCTTCATCTGGTTTATAACAGGGAATGTTTGGATCTACAGAATCTATGAGCCAGATTACGTTGATGAAGCTTCCCCTAATTACTGCGATAAAACCTTGTACCTTTTTCCCTCCTGGGCCACAACTGTCACTTACATCCTCCTTGGGACTGCGTTATTTCTAGGGTTTTGTGGCTTGCTCTGTGCCTTGGGTGGAACCTTCAGGTGCGGGCAAAGAGTGGGGTGA